The Bacillota bacterium genome has a window encoding:
- a CDS encoding aldehyde dehydrogenase family protein: MAERLRNYVGGRWVESGSAHWEEVRNPATDEVLSLVPMSTLDEVDACVAAAREAFPAWRNVPAVERCRYLFRLKHLLEEKQADLVRMITLASPS, encoded by the coding sequence ATGGCAGAGAGGCTGCGCAACTACGTGGGGGGCAGGTGGGTGGAGTCCGGGTCTGCGCACTGGGAGGAGGTGAGGAACCCCGCCACCGATGAGGTGCTGTCCCTGGTGCCCATGTCCACGCTGGATGAGGTTGACGCCTGTGTGGCGGCAGCCAGGGAGGCCTTCCCCGCGTGGCGGAATGTGCCCGCCGTCGAGCGGTGCCGCTACCTGTTCCGCCTCAAGCACCTGCTCGAGGAGAAGCAGGCGGATCTGGTGCGGATGATCACCCTGGCATCGCCCTCATAA
- a CDS encoding threonine/serine dehydratase — protein sequence MVTLDEVREARDRIRGEVVRTPLVSPEALEKRLGMPVALKLENFQRTGAFKFRGALNCVLRLVATRGAPGLHLVTASSGNHALGMSLAGRLAGVPVTVVMPEGAPLVKQEKARAYGARVILHGEAYDDAQVCARRLADQAGAVYIPSFNHPDIMAGQGTVALEILEDLPAPGTMVFPIGGGGLAAGMAVVLRVLSPRTVLVGVQAEGAASTKVSLERGEPVELESVHTVADGIAVRRPGDLTFAVVRELVDRVVTVSDEEILAAMRLLVTEASLVPEPAGVAAVAALLAGRIGPASRADRAGRAGRRAADAPERAAAAPEAPGGPVVAVVTGGNVDVGLLRRVLQPV from the coding sequence ATGGTAACGTTGGACGAGGTCAGGGAGGCCCGGGACCGAATCCGGGGAGAGGTCGTACGCACGCCCCTGGTGAGCCCGGAGGCCCTGGAGAAGAGGCTGGGCATGCCGGTGGCCCTCAAACTGGAGAACTTCCAGCGCACGGGGGCGTTCAAGTTCCGGGGTGCGCTCAACTGCGTGCTGAGGCTGGTGGCCACGCGCGGGGCCCCGGGATTACATCTGGTCACCGCGTCCAGCGGCAACCACGCCCTGGGCATGTCCCTGGCGGGACGCCTGGCGGGGGTGCCGGTCACGGTGGTGATGCCGGAGGGGGCGCCGCTGGTCAAGCAGGAGAAGGCGCGTGCCTACGGTGCGCGGGTGATCCTGCACGGGGAGGCCTACGACGACGCCCAGGTCTGCGCCCGCCGGCTGGCGGATCAGGCGGGGGCGGTCTACATCCCCAGCTTCAACCACCCCGACATCATGGCCGGCCAGGGGACGGTGGCCCTGGAAATCCTGGAGGACCTGCCCGCACCGGGCACGATGGTTTTCCCCATCGGGGGAGGTGGACTCGCCGCGGGGATGGCGGTGGTGCTCCGGGTGCTTTCGCCCCGTACCGTGCTGGTGGGCGTCCAGGCAGAGGGCGCCGCCTCCACGAAGGTTTCCCTGGAGCGGGGCGAACCGGTGGAGTTGGAGTCGGTGCACACGGTGGCGGACGGCATCGCAGTGAGGCGGCCGGGCGATCTCACCTTTGCCGTGGTGCGGGAACTGGTGGATCGGGTGGTCACCGTCTCCGACGAGGAGATCCTGGCCGCCATGCGTCTCCTCGTCACGGAGGCGTCCCTGGTGCCGGAACCGGCCGGCGTGGCAGCGGTGGCCGCCCTCCTGGCCGGGCGAATTGGCCCGGCCAGCCGGGCGGACAGGGCGGGGCGGGCGGGGAGGCGCGCGGCGGACGCACCGGAGCGCGCCGCGGCAGCGCCGGAGGCGCCGGGTGGGCCGGTGGTGGCGGTGGTGACGGGCGGCAACGTGGACGTCGGTCTCCTCCGCCGCGTCCTGCAACCCGTGTGA
- a CDS encoding IclR family transcriptional regulator, protein MASAIGAEVETGRPKEALKTVERSLGLIEALAEEGSGYGLSEISRKLRLNRAVAYRILLTLMHHGYVVQDPVTRRYTLGIKLFELGSTVVNRTGLRKVALGPMGELGRLCRETINLAVLDGNEAVYLDRIECAAPLRADLQVGRRVPSYCSALGKVLLAYLPSEERETVLSTITFQRYTPRTIADPDELRKHLEDVREAGFSLDDEEYIPGVRCLGAPVFNHHGRAVAAVSIAGPSVRLVRERILALVEPLKATAEAISRNLGYLPGTSEIREV, encoded by the coding sequence GTGGCGTCGGCCATCGGCGCAGAAGTTGAGACGGGACGGCCCAAAGAAGCCCTGAAGACCGTGGAGAGATCGCTGGGGCTTATCGAAGCCCTGGCGGAAGAGGGATCGGGATACGGTCTTAGCGAAATCAGCAGGAAGCTGCGGCTGAACAGGGCCGTCGCCTATCGCATACTGCTGACCCTGATGCACCACGGGTACGTGGTGCAGGACCCGGTGACCAGGAGGTATACGCTGGGCATCAAGCTGTTCGAGTTGGGCAGCACGGTGGTTAACCGGACCGGGCTACGCAAGGTGGCCCTGGGACCCATGGGGGAACTGGGCAGGTTGTGTCGGGAGACCATCAATTTGGCCGTCCTCGACGGCAACGAAGCGGTGTATCTCGACCGCATAGAGTGCGCTGCACCCCTGCGGGCCGATCTGCAGGTGGGCCGCCGCGTCCCGTCGTACTGCAGCGCACTAGGCAAGGTGTTGCTTGCTTACCTCCCGTCGGAGGAGCGAGAGACTGTCCTGAGCACCATTACCTTTCAGAGGTACACCCCCCGCACCATCGCGGACCCCGACGAGTTGCGGAAGCACCTGGAGGACGTGAGGGAAGCGGGCTTTTCGCTCGACGACGAGGAATACATTCCCGGGGTGCGCTGCCTGGGGGCGCCCGTCTTCAACCACCACGGCCGGGCGGTGGCGGCGGTTAGCATCGCTGGGCCCTCGGTGAGGCTTGTCCGGGAGCGTATCCTGGCGCTGGTCGAGCCCCTCAAGGCCACGGCAGAGGCCATATCGCGCAACCTGGGTTACTTGCCAGGGACGTCCGAGATAAGGGAGGTGTGA
- a CDS encoding cation-translocating P-type ATPase, with amino-acid sequence MEGTPTWHAIEGDQVLDMLASDGERGLTRQEATRRLERVGPNSIAREKRVPAWRLFLSQFDDFMSLVLLGATAISGLLGEVADAITIIAIVILNAWLGFTQEYRAERSLEALRVLSAPTARVLRDGQEEAVPAHQVVPGDVLLLEAGDRVAADARILAAHRAEAEEAALTGESVPVRKWAGVLPAERPLGDRRNLVYAGTTITRGRVKAVVVATGMNTEMGRIAGLIHEADEGPTPLQRRLDELGRRLVWGCLAVCALVAALGVMRGEAPYFMLLSGVSLAVAAIPEGLPAVVTICLALGVQRMSRRNAIVRRLPAVETLGCATVICADKTGTITRNEMTVQYLWVPGGEWHVTGEGYQPRGSFRPPAPAADPGAGAGTTGGGAGAGRTGLPTPVGLPGLPRLPGLPRLPGLSGQVEMALVAGALCNDAHLLHRNREYEVQGDPTEAALLVAAAKAGLWREELERHWPRVGEIPFEPERRCMSVVCRGRGGKHVAFVKGAPDVIVRMARAALGPRGTVPLDRALAAEIGAHNEGYGQRALRVLALAYRELDALPSDISPEAIERDLVFLGLAAMADPPRQEARRAVGTCRRAGIATVMITGDHPATARAVAEQVGMLSPGDHILAGTEVEMMTDDRLRDLAPSVRVYARASAAHKLRIVRALKSRGHVVAMTGDGVNDAPALKEANIGVAMGLSGTEVSREASAMVLQDDNFATLVAAVAEGRAIYDNVRKFVRYLLSCNVGEVLVMLGATLARLPIPLLPIQMLWVNLVTDGLPALALGVEPAEPDVMDRPPRSPQESIFARGLLWRIVGRGLFIGLASLAVFCWGLYAPASGGASGPVIAGADVAAPNLDGARTMAFACLVMAQLVHAFHCRSETRSLLGTAPGGNPAVVGAVAVSLAMLLAVIYLPWIAPFFHTVPLNWQQWMVVLAGALGGDVLDLLGRLIFPRPR; translated from the coding sequence GTGGAGGGCACACCTACCTGGCACGCCATCGAGGGCGATCAGGTCCTCGACATGCTGGCCAGCGATGGCGAAAGGGGCCTCACCCGGCAGGAAGCCACGCGCCGGCTGGAGAGGGTGGGGCCCAACTCCATCGCCAGGGAGAAACGGGTACCCGCCTGGCGGCTCTTCCTTTCCCAGTTCGATGACTTCATGAGTCTGGTGTTGCTCGGGGCTACGGCCATCTCCGGCCTCCTGGGGGAGGTGGCCGACGCCATCACCATCATAGCCATCGTGATCCTGAACGCCTGGCTGGGGTTTACTCAGGAGTACCGGGCGGAGCGGTCCCTGGAGGCGTTGCGGGTGCTGAGCGCGCCCACCGCCCGGGTACTCCGGGACGGGCAGGAGGAGGCCGTACCCGCCCACCAGGTGGTACCGGGGGACGTCCTGCTGCTGGAAGCCGGGGACCGCGTAGCCGCTGACGCCCGCATCCTGGCGGCGCACCGGGCGGAGGCGGAGGAAGCCGCCCTCACCGGGGAGTCGGTGCCCGTGCGTAAGTGGGCGGGTGTGCTGCCCGCGGAGCGCCCCCTCGGGGACCGGCGCAACCTGGTCTACGCCGGGACCACCATCACCCGGGGCCGGGTGAAGGCGGTGGTAGTGGCGACCGGTATGAACACCGAGATGGGGCGCATCGCGGGCCTCATCCACGAGGCTGATGAGGGCCCCACGCCTTTGCAGCGCCGCCTGGATGAGCTGGGACGGCGGCTGGTGTGGGGCTGTCTGGCGGTGTGCGCCCTGGTCGCTGCCCTGGGCGTAATGCGGGGCGAGGCTCCCTATTTCATGCTGCTCTCGGGGGTGAGCCTGGCGGTGGCGGCCATCCCCGAGGGGCTGCCCGCCGTGGTCACTATCTGCCTGGCCCTGGGAGTGCAGCGTATGAGCCGGCGGAACGCCATCGTCCGGCGCCTGCCCGCCGTGGAGACGCTGGGATGTGCCACGGTGATCTGCGCCGACAAGACGGGCACCATCACCCGCAACGAGATGACGGTGCAGTACCTGTGGGTGCCAGGCGGGGAGTGGCACGTGACCGGAGAGGGCTACCAGCCCCGTGGCTCCTTCCGTCCCCCCGCGCCTGCGGCCGACCCCGGTGCCGGGGCAGGTACGACCGGGGGAGGTGCCGGCGCGGGCCGGACGGGGCTGCCGACGCCAGTGGGGCTGCCGGGTCTGCCGAGGCTGCCGGGTCTGCCGAGGCTGCCGGGTCTGTCGGGGCAGGTCGAGATGGCCCTGGTGGCGGGTGCGCTATGCAACGACGCCCACCTGTTGCACCGTAACCGCGAGTATGAGGTGCAGGGGGACCCCACTGAGGCCGCCCTACTGGTGGCGGCCGCCAAAGCAGGCCTTTGGCGCGAGGAACTGGAGCGGCACTGGCCCCGGGTGGGAGAGATCCCCTTCGAGCCGGAGCGGCGCTGCATGAGCGTAGTATGCCGGGGGCGCGGTGGCAAGCACGTGGCCTTTGTGAAGGGGGCCCCCGACGTGATCGTGCGCATGGCGCGTGCGGCACTGGGCCCCCGGGGGACGGTGCCTCTCGACCGCGCCCTGGCCGCCGAGATCGGGGCGCACAACGAGGGCTACGGCCAGCGAGCCCTGCGCGTGCTGGCTCTCGCCTACCGGGAACTGGACGCTCTGCCGTCGGACATCAGCCCGGAGGCCATCGAGCGGGATCTCGTGTTCCTGGGCCTGGCGGCCATGGCCGATCCTCCCCGGCAGGAGGCGCGGCGGGCGGTGGGCACCTGCCGTCGAGCCGGCATCGCCACCGTGATGATCACCGGTGACCACCCCGCCACCGCCCGTGCCGTGGCCGAGCAGGTGGGGATGCTCTCCCCGGGCGACCACATCCTGGCCGGCACCGAAGTGGAAATGATGACCGACGACCGTCTGCGCGACCTCGCCCCTTCGGTGAGGGTCTACGCCCGCGCCTCCGCCGCCCACAAGCTGCGCATCGTGCGCGCCCTCAAGTCCCGGGGGCACGTGGTGGCCATGACCGGAGACGGCGTCAACGACGCCCCTGCTCTCAAGGAGGCCAACATCGGGGTGGCCATGGGCCTCAGCGGCACCGAGGTGAGCCGGGAGGCCTCGGCGATGGTGCTCCAGGATGACAACTTCGCCACTCTGGTGGCGGCGGTCGCGGAGGGCCGTGCCATCTACGACAACGTGCGTAAGTTCGTGCGCTACCTGCTCTCCTGCAACGTGGGCGAAGTGCTGGTCATGCTGGGCGCCACCCTGGCCCGCCTGCCCATCCCCCTCCTGCCCATCCAGATGCTGTGGGTGAACCTGGTCACCGACGGCCTTCCCGCCCTCGCCCTGGGTGTGGAGCCCGCCGAGCCCGACGTAATGGACCGGCCGCCGCGCTCGCCGCAGGAGAGCATATTCGCCCGCGGCCTGCTCTGGCGCATCGTGGGGCGTGGTCTCTTCATCGGGCTGGCAAGCCTGGCCGTCTTCTGCTGGGGCCTTTACGCCCCCGCCAGCGGCGGCGCCTCCGGCCCGGTCATCGCGGGCGCCGACGTCGCTGCCCCCAATCTGGATGGGGCACGCACCATGGCCTTCGCCTGCCTGGTAATGGCCCAGTTGGTGCACGCCTTCCACTGCCGCTCGGAGACCCGCTCCCTCCTGGGGACGGCACCGGGAGGCAACCCTGCCGTGGTGGGCGCCGTGGCGGTTTCGCTGGCCATGTTGCTGGCGGTAATTTACCTCCCCTGGATTGCCCCCTTCTTCCACACCGTCCCCCTGAACTGGCAGCAATGGATGGTGGTACTGGCCGGTGCCCTGGGCGGCGACGTGCTGGACCTGTTAGGCCGCCTCATCTTCCCCCGCCCGCGCTGA
- a CDS encoding aspartate aminotransferase family protein, with amino-acid sequence MDDGDAVELKGKYLFPNVRTYYARPLVLAEGRGVRVRDAAGRDYLDLFGGILTVSVGHAHPRVNAAVSEQVGRMMHTSTCYLNQPMLDLARRLAEITPGRLQKSFFTNSGTEAIETAVAAARAYTRRHEVIALRHSYHGRSQLATTLTANAAWRTPSPLPGIVHAHNAYCYRCTYGLSYPGCDVACARDLEELIRTTTTGEVAAFIAEPIQGVGGFITPPPEYFRVAVDIVRRHGGVFICDEVQTGFGRTGSRMFGIEHWGVEPEIMVFAKGLANGAPIGATIAVPEVADACTGYSISTFGGNPVSMTAALATLEVIIEENLPARVARTGDMLMRGLRALQEHHPFLGEVRGKGLMICVELVGEGKAPASDLALAFMELAREEGVLVGRGGLYGNVLRIAPPMTITEDEVAEALDKLGRVCQRLNGARVAPAPTRFARANLCKGDQW; translated from the coding sequence GTGGATGACGGCGATGCGGTGGAGCTGAAGGGGAAGTACCTTTTCCCCAATGTGAGGACGTACTACGCGCGGCCCCTCGTGCTGGCGGAGGGACGGGGCGTGCGGGTGCGCGATGCTGCCGGTAGGGACTACCTGGATCTCTTCGGTGGCATCCTCACGGTCAGTGTGGGGCACGCGCACCCCCGGGTGAACGCTGCCGTGTCTGAGCAGGTGGGCCGCATGATGCATACGTCCACCTGCTACCTGAACCAGCCCATGCTGGACCTGGCCCGGCGACTGGCCGAGATCACGCCGGGGAGGCTGCAGAAATCGTTCTTCACCAACAGCGGCACTGAGGCCATTGAGACGGCGGTGGCGGCCGCCCGGGCCTACACCCGGCGCCACGAGGTGATCGCCCTGCGCCACAGCTACCACGGCCGCTCGCAACTGGCCACCACCCTCACCGCCAACGCGGCCTGGCGCACGCCCAGCCCGCTCCCCGGGATCGTGCACGCCCACAACGCTTACTGCTACCGGTGTACCTATGGCCTGTCGTATCCCGGCTGCGACGTGGCCTGCGCCCGGGATCTGGAGGAGTTGATCAGGACCACCACCACCGGAGAGGTTGCAGCCTTTATCGCCGAGCCCATCCAGGGCGTGGGGGGATTCATCACTCCGCCGCCGGAGTACTTCCGGGTGGCCGTGGACATCGTACGCAGGCACGGGGGCGTGTTCATCTGTGACGAGGTGCAGACAGGCTTCGGCCGCACGGGCTCTCGCATGTTCGGCATCGAGCACTGGGGGGTCGAGCCCGAGATCATGGTGTTCGCCAAGGGTCTGGCCAACGGGGCGCCCATCGGTGCCACCATCGCGGTGCCGGAAGTGGCCGACGCCTGCACGGGCTACAGCATCTCCACCTTCGGCGGCAACCCCGTGAGCATGACCGCCGCCCTGGCCACCCTGGAGGTCATCATCGAAGAGAACCTTCCCGCCCGCGTCGCCCGCACGGGAGACATGCTGATGCGGGGCCTGCGCGCCCTGCAGGAACACCACCCCTTCCTGGGCGAGGTGCGGGGGAAGGGGCTCATGATCTGCGTGGAGCTGGTGGGGGAGGGGAAGGCGCCCGCCTCCGACCTGGCGCTGGCGTTCATGGAGCTTGCGCGCGAGGAGGGCGTGCTGGTCGGGAGGGGCGGCCTGTACGGGAACGTGCTGCGCATCGCCCCGCCCATGACCATCACTGAAGACGAAGTGGCGGAGGCCCTGGATAAGCTGGGCCGCGTGTGCCAGCGCCTGAACGGGGCGCGCGTAGCGCCGGCCCCAACACGCTTCGCGCGGGCGAATTTGTGCAAGGGGGATCAATGGTAG
- a CDS encoding energy-coupling factor transporter transmembrane component T → MELSRDITLGQYVPRNSPIHRLDPRTKIILWAVLVTLLFLVRSFTGYLTFALFMGLLVHVSQIPVGYTLRGLRPALPFIAALFVIQILFSGSLYPESAHVLFHWRFIRVTAEALYTYSLTMVRVVLLFWSVTILTLTTSLVGLTDGMESLLGIGRRIGVPANELAMVMVIALRFVPTLVDELERIMKAQMARGAEIETGNFVQRTRQRIPILIPLLLNTFARAEDLILAMEARCYRGGKGRTKRRQLRVTGLDYRAIAVVVAFCGLMLTYTWVLRPPW, encoded by the coding sequence GTGGAGCTCTCTAGGGACATCACGCTGGGGCAGTACGTGCCCCGCAATTCGCCGATTCACCGGCTGGACCCGCGCACCAAGATCATCCTGTGGGCGGTCCTGGTGACTCTGCTGTTCCTGGTCCGCTCGTTCACGGGCTACCTCACATTCGCCCTGTTCATGGGATTGCTGGTGCACGTGTCGCAAATCCCGGTAGGGTACACCCTGCGGGGACTGCGACCGGCTCTCCCCTTCATCGCCGCGCTCTTCGTGATACAGATCCTTTTCTCTGGCAGCCTCTACCCCGAGAGTGCCCATGTCCTCTTCCACTGGCGCTTTATCAGGGTGACGGCGGAGGCCCTTTACACGTACAGTCTCACCATGGTAAGGGTGGTCCTCCTGTTCTGGTCGGTGACCATCCTCACCCTCACCACCTCGCTGGTGGGTCTCACCGACGGCATGGAAAGCCTTCTCGGCATCGGGCGCCGCATCGGGGTGCCCGCCAACGAACTGGCCATGGTCATGGTGATTGCCCTGCGCTTTGTGCCCACTCTGGTGGACGAGCTGGAAAGGATCATGAAGGCGCAGATGGCGCGGGGAGCTGAGATCGAAACGGGTAACTTCGTTCAGAGGACCAGGCAGCGGATACCCATTCTGATTCCCCTCTTGCTGAACACCTTTGCCCGGGCGGAAGACCTCATCCTGGCCATGGAGGCCCGCTGCTACCGGGGGGGAAAGGGAAGGACCAAGCGCCGGCAGTTGCGGGTCACCGGTCTGGACTACCGGGCCATAGCCGTGGTGGTGGCGTTCTGCGGGCTGATGCTGACTTACACCTGGGTTCTGCGGCCCCCATGGTGA
- a CDS encoding energy-coupling factor transporter ATPase, whose amino-acid sequence MLITVEDLEHTYMEGTPFETRVLNGVNLEVEEGEMLGLIGPSQSGKSTLVQYFNGLFVPRGEGRVVVDGIDTSRRGADLKALRQKVGLVFQYPEHQLFKGTVGEDVGFGPRCLGVSVAETGERVNRALAAVGLDPEIFRDRYIFALSGGQKRRAAIAGVLAMNPRVMVFDDPTAGLDPRGRLEILDTIARLHREQGLTVVFVSNSLEDVARLADRVAVLAEGRVVKLGSPVEVFSDVETLGRIGVGTLQTVDVLGRLRRKGWEVRLTALGVEEAAREILRAYRARMAGQASPAVGGCTGGAL is encoded by the coding sequence ATGCTGATCACGGTGGAAGACCTGGAGCACACCTACATGGAGGGCACGCCCTTTGAGACCAGGGTGCTGAACGGGGTCAACCTGGAGGTCGAAGAAGGGGAGATGCTCGGGCTGATCGGGCCGAGCCAGTCCGGCAAGTCCACCCTGGTACAGTATTTCAACGGGCTTTTCGTTCCCAGGGGGGAGGGGCGGGTGGTGGTCGATGGTATCGACACTTCCCGCAGAGGTGCAGACCTGAAGGCCCTGAGACAGAAGGTGGGTCTGGTGTTCCAGTACCCTGAGCATCAGTTGTTCAAGGGAACGGTGGGCGAGGACGTAGGCTTTGGGCCCAGATGCCTGGGGGTTTCCGTAGCGGAAACGGGCGAGAGGGTGAACAGGGCTCTCGCCGCCGTAGGCCTGGATCCGGAGATCTTCCGGGACCGGTACATCTTCGCCCTGAGCGGAGGGCAGAAGCGACGGGCCGCCATAGCCGGCGTCCTGGCCATGAACCCGCGGGTGATGGTTTTTGACGATCCCACCGCGGGGCTGGATCCGCGGGGCCGGCTGGAGATCCTGGACACCATTGCCCGGTTGCACCGGGAGCAGGGCCTCACGGTGGTGTTCGTGTCCAACAGTCTGGAGGACGTGGCGCGTCTGGCCGACCGGGTGGCGGTCCTTGCGGAGGGACGGGTGGTGAAGCTGGGATCCCCGGTGGAGGTCTTCTCCGACGTGGAAACCCTGGGACGTATAGGGGTGGGTACCCTGCAGACGGTGGACGTACTGGGGCGGCTGCGGAGAAAGGGCTGGGAGGTGCGGCTGACCGCTCTGGGCGTGGAGGAAGCAGCCCGCGAGATACTGCGAGCATACCGGGCCAGGATGGCCGGGCAGGCCTCGCCTGCGGTGGGGGGGTGCACGGGTGGAGCTCTCTAG
- a CDS encoding energy-coupling factor transporter ATPase → MIRVDNVSFAYQAKGPHPVPALVDVSLEVQEGEFVVIVGHNGSGKSTLAKHLNALLIPTRGDVWVDGINTRDRSRIWEIRERVGMTFQNPDNQLVATLVEDDVAFGTENLGVPPAEIQARVDEAMALMGITSLREKAPHMLSGGQKQRVAIAGVLAMRSRYIVMDEPTSLLAPLAREEVMEAIRVLRREGIAVVLVTHFMHEAVEADRVVVMEGGRIIMTGPPREVFARVDELRALSLDVPLVTQLAVELHRLGLPVPGEVLTVEELMAHLC, encoded by the coding sequence GTGATCAGGGTGGACAACGTGTCATTTGCTTATCAGGCCAAGGGTCCTCACCCGGTGCCGGCCCTGGTGGACGTGAGCCTGGAAGTCCAGGAGGGTGAGTTCGTGGTCATCGTAGGCCATAACGGTTCCGGCAAGTCGACCCTGGCCAAGCACCTGAATGCCCTCCTCATCCCCACCCGGGGTGACGTCTGGGTGGACGGGATCAACACCAGGGACAGGAGCCGGATCTGGGAGATCAGGGAGAGAGTGGGCATGACCTTCCAAAACCCCGACAACCAGTTGGTGGCCACCCTGGTGGAGGACGACGTGGCCTTCGGGACCGAGAACCTGGGGGTGCCTCCCGCCGAAATCCAGGCCCGGGTGGACGAGGCCATGGCCCTGATGGGTATCACCTCGCTGCGGGAGAAGGCTCCCCACATGCTCTCGGGCGGCCAGAAGCAGAGGGTGGCCATCGCCGGGGTGCTGGCCATGCGCAGTCGGTACATCGTGATGGATGAACCGACGTCCCTCCTCGCACCCCTGGCGCGGGAAGAGGTCATGGAAGCCATCCGTGTCCTCCGCCGGGAGGGGATAGCGGTGGTGCTGGTTACCCACTTCATGCACGAGGCGGTGGAGGCCGACCGGGTGGTGGTGATGGAAGGAGGGCGCATCATCATGACCGGGCCTCCCAGGGAAGTGTTCGCCCGGGTAGACGAACTCAGGGCCCTCAGCCTCGACGTGCCGCTGGTCACCCAGCTGGCGGTGGAGCTTCACCGGCTGGGCCTGCCGGTTCCTGGGGAGGTCCTCACCGTGGAGGAGTTGATGGCTCACCTATGCTGA
- a CDS encoding 3-methyl-2-oxobutanoate hydroxymethyltransferase — protein MDLQQAKHSRRKITMVACYDYAFASIVDSVDIDIILVGDSGAMTTIASASPASPGSGQKFVVQKAGIAGVHHLRARLAGAGAPDGRVRAGAGRGGRGQGDGPGGHAVARVPAPGVTRRGHAHGSPGWQPA, from the coding sequence ATGGACCTGCAGCAGGCCAAGCATTCGCGGCGGAAGATTACCATGGTGGCATGCTACGATTATGCGTTTGCCTCCATCGTGGATTCGGTGGACATCGACATCATCCTGGTGGGCGATTCCGGGGCCATGACCACCATTGCATCGGCCAGCCCTGCCAGCCCAGGATCAGGCCAGAAGTTTGTGGTCCAGAAGGCCGGGATAGCAGGAGTGCATCATCTACGGGCCCGGCTTGCTGGAGCAGGCGCACCAGACGGACGAGTACGTGCCGGTGCAGGACGTGGTGGACGCGGTCAAGGTGATGGGCCTGGCGGCCATGCAGTTGCTCGGGTACCAGCCCCGGGGGTGACCCGGCGCGGCCATGCGCACGGGAGCCCGGGGTGGCAGCCCGCGTGA
- a CDS encoding ECF transporter S component: MSLSVRKIVISGVLGAVAILLGVTRLGFIPVPNLSGNATIMHVPAILGGIMEGPVVGAMVGLIFGVFSFLNSTIPLFADPLVAIFPRIWIGVTAYLAYAALARVNKVLALAVGAAVGTATNTVLVLGMGIIRGYLPAAAFWPIALTNGVAEVIVAVIITVVLVLGVERMRRGEVSASR; encoded by the coding sequence ATGAGCCTTTCGGTCCGGAAGATAGTGATCTCTGGTGTGCTCGGGGCAGTGGCCATCCTGCTCGGAGTTACCCGACTGGGATTCATCCCCGTGCCCAACCTTTCCGGCAATGCCACCATCATGCACGTGCCCGCCATCCTGGGTGGGATAATGGAGGGGCCGGTGGTGGGTGCCATGGTCGGTCTCATTTTCGGCGTATTCAGCTTCCTTAACTCCACCATTCCCCTCTTTGCCGACCCCCTTGTGGCCATATTCCCCCGCATCTGGATCGGCGTCACCGCCTACCTGGCCTATGCGGCCCTGGCGCGGGTGAACAAGGTCCTCGCACTGGCCGTGGGTGCGGCGGTGGGGACGGCCACCAATACCGTGCTGGTCCTGGGCATGGGCATCATCCGGGGCTACCTGCCCGCGGCTGCGTTCTGGCCCATTGCCCTGACCAACGGGGTGGCGGAAGTGATCGTTGCCGTGATCATCACGGTGGTGCTGGTGCTCGGGGTTGAGCGCATGCGCAGGGGTGAGGTGTCGGCGAGCAGGTAA